In the Mytilus galloprovincialis chromosome 10, xbMytGall1.hap1.1, whole genome shotgun sequence genome, one interval contains:
- the LOC143049883 gene encoding MAM domain-containing glycosylphosphatidylinositol anchor protein 1-like, whose amino-acid sequence MKMRVAMIFSFFVFFINSNMFGSCTQNSLDMDIQETEIADIKLEVNVMKGNYHDLLKRVIDNENTIESLEKDKQYLTNEVENLKRQLSCEIEVLHNISGEHQKELNETNFELDHTGHSFNKTVQELSFNVDVLENKLLSLERERYEETLKRCINKTEVVSVCTFETEVEENCVFHNDETGLDKKNWIRHSGETGSSNTGPSRAMTGTYYTYIESGSMDYLENALLVSNILQQGVKMCLSFYYHMYGSTIGTLEVIVISSGIKQTIFTRSGNQGNKWYHKKLYIQSACNVQIMFNAIDGHSSYGDIALDNIMLFADECGTQTIPP is encoded by the exons ATGAAAATGAGGGTGGcaatgatattttctttttttgtgttcTTCATCAACAGTAATATGTTTGGTTCCTGTACACAAAATTCGTTGGATATGGACATACAAGAGACGGAAATCGCAGATATAAAACTGGAAGTTAACGTTATGAAAGGAAACTATCATGATCTACTGAAAAGAGTAATAGATAACGAAAATACAATTGAATCGTTAGAAAAAGATAAACAGTATTTGACAAATGAAGTAGAAAACTTGAAAAGACAATTATCATGCGAAATAGAAGTGTTACATAATATTTCTGGAGAGCATCAAAAGGAGCTGAATGAAACAAATTTTGAGTTAGATCACACTGGTCATTCTTTCAACAAGACGGTTCAGGAACTGAGCTTTAATGTTGATGTGTTAGAAAATAAGTTATTGAGTCTAGAACGGGAAAGGTATGAGGAAACTCTTAAAAGATGCATTAATAAAACTG AAGTGGTCAGTGTTTGTACATTTGAAACAGAAGTGGAAGAAAACTGTGTATTCCATAATGATGAAACTGGACTGGACAAAAAGAACTGGATACGACATTCG GGCGAAACAGGTTCAAGTAATACAGGTCCAAGCAGAGCAATGACTGGTACTTACTACACGTATATTGAATCTGGCAGTATGGATTACTTAGAAAATGCTCTTCTTGTATCAAACATTCTCCAACAAG GTGTCAAGATGTGTTTGTCCTTTTATTACCACATGTACGGGAGCACCATAGGGACATTGGAGGTGATAGTTATTTCTTCGGGAATCAAACAAACCATCTTCACAAGGTCAGGCAATCAGGGCAACAAATGGTATCATAAGAAGCTGTACATTCAGTCTGCATGTAATGTACAG attatgtttaATGCTATTGATGGACACAGTTCTTATGGAGACATTGCATTGGACAACATTATGTTGTTTGCAGACGAATGTG GAACACAGACAATCCCACCTTAA